The stretch of DNA CACCAACTTTTTTTTAAAAAATTAAAAAATAATAATCAATTTGGCATAGTATTAAACTACTTAACCAACCATTTCTTTCAGAGACAGGCATTTTTTTCCCGTTAATCCCTGCTCTTCCAGATAACGATCAGTTGTTAAGAGCATCTTCAAAGCAACCTACCATCGTATCCAGTAAAACCTTGAGAAGTCGCTACAGCTTCTAAGCGCCCCATTGCCTTTGTAAAACCACTATCGTGGCCGTGAATATCATCCACTTTTTGAGTCATCACCTCCTAAATATGAGTTATAGGAGTATATGCCTTTCTTGTAGGCTCCCGATCGGAGTACTTCTTTACCAAATTCAAAAAGGTTGGAAGTCACTTCTTTACACGTACCCTGGATATGATCCTTTTTTCGGGGACTTTATACGCCCACCTGCTGAAACCGTTAATATACAATATTCTTTCGCGGCGTTTCTTTTCGATGAATTGAACATCACCCTTTTCAATTTCACCCGATTCAAGTTTAAATTTGACGATGTCACCTATAGAATATTTCATACATTCAACCTCCACGTTTTTCTTTGTTTGTTCAATTTTCCGTTTCAGTTCGAATGTTGCTAATAATTATGATTAGTATCATAATCATTAGTATCATTGTGACCATTTGTATACATATCCAAGTACATAAAAGTATCGATTTTATCGAGCACACATTTTTTTGCAATAGATTTATTAGACTCTCATACATTTCGTACATGCATGGAATTACTCGCGGACATAGGAGGTCGCCCGGGGCATGATTGCCGCGGTTTCTGCAGGTACTGCTATTTCAAGGGGGTTAAAGACCTGCCTGCATTTGGATGCAAGCACTGTCCCCCATTCCAGAAAGGTTGCAACTACTGCACGAAAAGCGTAAGAGAAATTTATTCGGGCTTTAAACCTTTAGCCGTGGTTGCACAGGAAGTGAACCAGGCAGTTTTTTTTAATAAGAACGTATCAAAATTCAATGTGAGCGGTGGCGGAGATGTGAGCTGTTATCCGGAGCTTAAATCCCTAGTGAAATTCCTCTCACAGTTTAAAAAACCAATACATCTTGGTTATACAAGCGGGAAAGGGCTTAGTAAGGAAGATGCACTTTTCTTCATAGATCATGGTGTTACCGAGGTAACTTTTACAGTTTTCGCAACCGACCCGGAACTTCGCCGAAAATACATGAATGATAAAACAGCCGAAGATTCGCTTGAAGCCCTTCGCACCCTGGCAGGAGGATGCGATGTTTATGCTGCTACGGTACTTATTCCGGGAGTGAACGATGGCGCTGTACTTTTAAAAACCTGTTCTGACCTTGGGGTAATGGGGGTCAAAGGTCTCATATTGATGCGCTTTGCCAATGAACCGGAGCAGGGCTTGATCCTCGGGAACGCCCAGGTAATCGAAGGTGTAGTCCCCCATACTCTTTCTGAGTTCAAATCAATCGTGGATGACATTGACAATAAATTCCCGTTCCGTGTCACAGGAACGCCATTGTATGACCCAGAAACCGGCTCACCGTTCGCTATAAGAAATGACAAGGCTTCACTTTCAAGGCTCCCGGCTGTGACGAAAGAAGCAACTGTGATAACGGGTGAAGTCGCAGCGCCATTACTTGGGGAAATTTTTGATAAGCTTGGCGGGCTGGTAAACGTAATCCCCGTGAAAAAAGATATTGGCTGCCTGATCACTATCGAAGATATAAAAGCACTGGATATCGAACAAATAAAGGAAACTGTTTTCTTCCCGGGCAGGGCTTTCGTCCATGATCCCGAGATCAAGAAAGTACTTACAAGCGATGGAATCGATAGGATTGTTCGCAGGGGTCCGGATATGCTCACCGTGGATGGAGAAATGAGCATTTCAATGACGAGGGACGAAGTCCTTGCCAGAGAGTTAGAGGCGTTCACTGAATTTATCCAGATGATAAATGTGCTTGGAACCGTCCCGAAGTGACATGTCCATCTTCGAAAGATCTTACATACGGTCTCATTTGAGATAATTCTCGATCCTGTTCAGCCCTTCTCTGATATTTTCGAGGCTGTTGGCGTACGAGAACCGAATGTATCCTTCGGCTCCATCCCCAAAGTCGATCCCGGGGGTCACTGCCACTCCCGCATCTTCAAGGATGCATCTGCTGAACTCAAGGGAATCAGGATTAAAATCGCTTGCATTGGCAAGGACATAATAGGCACCTTTGGGCTCGCTTTTCAGGCCAAAGCCAATATCTATGAGCTTTTTTAAGATATACTTCCTGCGGTTATCGTACGTGGCGACCATCTCCTTAACATGCTCCTGCGGACCCAGAAGCGCAGCCACACCGGCATGCTGCACGAAGCTGTTGGCGCAGATGAAGAAGTTCTGCTGTAACTTCTGGAGCGGCCTCATGTACTCAGGCGGGGCGATCATATATCCAAGGCGCCATCCTGTCATGGCATACAGCTTGGAGAAGCCGTTCAGGACAAAAGCGTTGGTGGTATGTTCAAGGATGGAGTGGTCTTTGCCTTCATAGATCAAGCCCTGGTATATCTCATCCGAGATTATGGGTATGTCGCCTGCTATTTCAGAGATACCTCGCAATACTTCGGAATTCATCACACAACCTGTGGGATTGCATGGTGAGTTAATCAGAATAGCCTTCGTTTTTCGGGAAATTTCGCTTGCTACTGCCCCGGGTTCCATGTCAAACCCTTTATCTTCATGCGTATATGCGAAGACTGGTTTTCCCCCCAGATATTCCACGAAGTTGGGGTAGCAGGCGTAATAGGGGTTGGACATCACAACTTCATCGCCTTGCTCCAGAAGGCCCATGAAGAGCAGGAGCAGTGCCGGGCTTGTTCCTGACGTGATGATCACCTGCCCGGGGTTTAGATCGAGGTCGAACTTCTGGTTGTAATGATCCGTTACTGCTTCCCGCAACTGCGGCAGGCCCAAGCTGTGTGTATATTTTGTTTCACCGGCTTTCAGTGCATCTATCGCAGCTTCGCAGATATGTGGTGCTGTAGGGAAATCGGGTTCGCCGATCTCAAGATGTATTATGTTCTTACCTGCGTATTCAAGTTCCTGAGCTCGTTCGAGGACTTCCATCACATGGAAAGGTGGAAGGTTTTGGGATTTCTTAGAGAACATACTTTCTGCGGTCTAGAGTATCATAGTTCACATAAACTATTGGAAAAGTGTCCATGAAAATATTGTTGAGTTAAAACGCAGTCCAGGATCAGGAATGAGCAGTGAATATTTTCGAAGACATTAGGCCACACATTCCCCGATGATTTTTGTGGCACGAAGAGTTTCAAGCGAAGTGAGCTGTTGATTTGCCTCTGCTTCCGTAATTGTCACAAGTACGGTTGATCTTGAGGAAGGAGCTATGAGGATCCTGTTTTTCCTGAAATAAAAGATCGACTCCTTCAATCCTTCCCGGTTCATCTCTTCAAGCACATCTCTGATATGTTTCTCCAGCCAGAACATGGTCGCCAAAAGATGCTCTCTGTATCCGGGGGTCCTGAGAGTTATTGGCACTCCATCTATCCTGTAGAGAATACATGCCTCTACCCCTTCGATTTCATAAAGCTCATCGAGGGTCTCCTCAAGTCCTTTTGCCATGCCCCTTCTTCTCTTCATTAATAACAAGTTTGAGGATCTGTGATGGGTCTTCTTCCCGCGTCCAATTTTTCTTTAAAGTTTCAATCCTTGATGACAGGATTTTCCCTAAATTACCCATGGATTTTGTTTCTTTTATAAACTCTTTAAATTCGGCATCGAATTTGTTTTTCGGCTTTATTCGATATATCTGTTTTTCCGACGCCTGAATTACAATACCAAGCCCGGTCTCTATAGAATACGGATATAGTCCGTCGCCGTGCTTGGAACCCCTGTGTTTCATTATCCTCAATGTCCTGTCATACATTTCGCCGAAACCCAGGTTTTGAAGGTATATTACCGTATCGGCTAAATACAGAGGCATTGCTGAACCTTCGGGTATGTGATTTCCATCCACGGGTTCTTCAAGGACGATCACGGCGGTTCCGAGCCTGCGTAATTCCTGGAAAATGGTACTAAGGGATTTTCTTTTCTCCTTTTCTGAATAGAATGTTGGGTAGGTCAGCGGATCTACCACAATTTTCATATTGTCGCAGGCCATTGAATTCTGGACCATTTCTGTAAAGTCAAGAGAAGGGAAGGTGAGGTCCTCTCCGAATACATGAATAATCTTCAAATTCCCATTTTTGATATGATCCTCGATTTCCCCCCATCCCATATCGATGGAATCGCGTATTATTTGTTCCTGTGACATCTCAAAAGAAACATAAATTACCTTTTCACCTCGATTAAGACCGAAAAGGGAATATTGCAGAGCGAAGGTTGTTTTTCCAACACCTGTGCCTCCCCGGATTATATTGATGGTGTTCTTTCGAAAACCTCCTCCTATGAGATCATCAAGACCATAAATGCCTGTGGGGACTCGACCCGGTTTTGCCATTGCTTCAACCCAAGGACTATATGTTTTGTACCTTATTTATAGTTTTGCAAAAATAACTGGAATTTTAAGTAAATAAAGAAGTTCCGATAGCAGGTATGATTATTTCTCCTGCGTGCTTTCCCCCTGTAACTCTAATGGCTCTATCCCCAGTTCATCGTTTTCTTCTATTAATTTCTCGACTTTCTGCCGGGCGTTTGTCAGCAATGTATTGCATTCCTTGACAAGCTTTATTCCATTCTCAAAGATCAACAGGCTTTCATCAAGGGAAAGCTGGCCATTTTCAAGTTTTTCCACTATGTTCTCAAGTTCCAGAAGTTTCTCTTCAAAACTCATTTCCATTTGCATACCTCTTTGTCATCTACATTGCATTTAATTTTTCCATCATTTACGATAATCTGGAGTTCGTCCATTTTTTGCACATCATCGATACTCCTGACCAGAGACTTATCCGGGAGCCTCAATGTTATGCTGTACCCCCTTGAGAGTGTATTGAGCGGACTAACCGCATCAAGTTTACCGGCATAGGCATTGAATAAGGATTTTTTAATTTCCAGTATCCTCTTGATATCTATGATCTGTTGCCGGGTTAATTTATCGATACACTGCTCATGATCTGCAATGCATTCAAGGAATGCATGCGGATCGACGCTTTTTGTTAATTCCAGAACATGGGATATCTTATCACCAATATTGTTTCTCTGGCATTTGATCAACCTTTCATTCAGTCTGAAAATCGTGTTGAACAGCTCCAACCGGTCAGGAACCACGATCTCTGCAGCAGCAGATGGCGTCGGGGCACGCGCATCCGCCACAAAATCGGCAATTGTGTAATCGGTCTCATGCCCCACGGCCGATATTATGGGTATTCTTGAATTGAATATTGCCCTCGCCACTATTTCCTCATTGAAGGCCCAGAGATCTTCTATCGAACCACCCCCCCTTCCCAATACAATAACGTCCACATCAGTCCTGTTCAGCATGGAAATCGATCTAACGATGCTGTGCGCAGCATATTCTCCCTGCACGATCGTAGGCACAAATAATATGTTCAAGGGGTACCGGCGATTTACAACGGTCAGGATGTCATGAAGGACCGCACCTGTGGGGGATGTCGCCACACCTATCTTTTTCGGGAATTTAGGCAGAGTTTTTTTATGCTCAGGAGAGAACAGCCCTTCCATCGCCAGTTTGTTCTTTAACATTTCATAGGCTTTATAAAGCTCTCCGATACCATCGGGCCGCATCGCTCTTGCTTTCAACTGGTACTGACCTTTCTGTTCATATACGTCCAGATCCCCCAGGACGATCACCTTCATTCCATGCTGAGGTTCGAACCTCAGGTTTTGACCATGCCATTTGAACATGACGCACTGCAATGAGCTATTTTTGTCCTTCAGGGTAAAATAGCGATGGCCTGAACTGTGATTCTTAAAATTCGATACCTCTCCTCGCAGCCAGACATCATTGAATTTACCGTCTGTAAGGATGCTTTTTATTGCCAGTGTGAATTCATGGACTGTATAGATGCCCTTCTCTTGAAAAGACATAGTCGTTAATTCTATCAAGGCTGTATTTGACTTGCGGTAGCAGAGTGAAACTAATATTTCAGATCAAGAGAGATAATTGTCCAGCGACAGGATTCCTTCAATCTGTTCTTTATTGATCATAGCTTCGGAAAGAATGCCTTCCCTCACATGAATGGGTGCTCCGCAGCGAAGTGCTATGGCTATGCAGTCACTCGGTCTTGCGTCCAGTTCA from Candidatus Methanoperedens sp. encodes:
- the xseA gene encoding exodeoxyribonuclease VII large subunit, yielding MSFQEKGIYTVHEFTLAIKSILTDGKFNDVWLRGEVSNFKNHSSGHRYFTLKDKNSSLQCVMFKWHGQNLRFEPQHGMKVIVLGDLDVYEQKGQYQLKARAMRPDGIGELYKAYEMLKNKLAMEGLFSPEHKKTLPKFPKKIGVATSPTGAVLHDILTVVNRRYPLNILFVPTIVQGEYAAHSIVRSISMLNRTDVDVIVLGRGGGSIEDLWAFNEEIVARAIFNSRIPIISAVGHETDYTIADFVADARAPTPSAAAEIVVPDRLELFNTIFRLNERLIKCQRNNIGDKISHVLELTKSVDPHAFLECIADHEQCIDKLTRQQIIDIKRILEIKKSLFNAYAGKLDAVSPLNTLSRGYSITLRLPDKSLVRSIDDVQKMDELQIIVNDGKIKCNVDDKEVCKWK
- the xseB gene encoding exodeoxyribonuclease VII small subunit — protein: MEMSFEEKLLELENIVEKLENGQLSLDESLLIFENGIKLVKECNTLLTNARQKVEKLIEENDELGIEPLELQGESTQEK
- a CDS encoding pyridoxal phosphate-dependent aminotransferase — encoded protein: MFSKKSQNLPPFHVMEVLERAQELEYAGKNIIHLEIGEPDFPTAPHICEAAIDALKAGETKYTHSLGLPQLREAVTDHYNQKFDLDLNPGQVIITSGTSPALLLLFMGLLEQGDEVVMSNPYYACYPNFVEYLGGKPVFAYTHEDKGFDMEPGAVASEISRKTKAILINSPCNPTGCVMNSEVLRGISEIAGDIPIISDEIYQGLIYEGKDHSILEHTTNAFVLNGFSKLYAMTGWRLGYMIAPPEYMRPLQKLQQNFFICANSFVQHAGVAALLGPQEHVKEMVATYDNRRKYILKKLIDIGFGLKSEPKGAYYVLANASDFNPDSLEFSRCILEDAGVAVTPGIDFGDGAEGYIRFSYANSLENIREGLNRIENYLK
- the mmp10 gene encoding methyl coenzyme M reductase-arginine methyltransferase Mmp10 (Mmp10 (methanogenesis marker protein 10) is a cobalamin-requiring radical SAM methyltransferase that creates the methylarginine modification to methyl coenzyme M reductase.), whose protein sequence is MELLADIGGRPGHDCRGFCRYCYFKGVKDLPAFGCKHCPPFQKGCNYCTKSVREIYSGFKPLAVVAQEVNQAVFFNKNVSKFNVSGGGDVSCYPELKSLVKFLSQFKKPIHLGYTSGKGLSKEDALFFIDHGVTEVTFTVFATDPELRRKYMNDKTAEDSLEALRTLAGGCDVYAATVLIPGVNDGAVLLKTCSDLGVMGVKGLILMRFANEPEQGLILGNAQVIEGVVPHTLSEFKSIVDDIDNKFPFRVTGTPLYDPETGSPFAIRNDKASLSRLPAVTKEATVITGEVAAPLLGEIFDKLGGLVNVIPVKKDIGCLITIEDIKALDIEQIKETVFFPGRAFVHDPEIKKVLTSDGIDRIVRRGPDMLTVDGEMSISMTRDEVLARELEAFTEFIQMINVLGTVPK